A genomic stretch from Candidatus Nealsonbacteria bacterium includes:
- a CDS encoding PrsW family intramembrane metalloprotease, protein MSHWFYVFFGILPSVVWLFYFLRKDVKPESNRMILKIFFLGMLSVLPILLIASFLTFFGFWGTIIGLTESRLFFYLIFIFFWAGMEEFLKYLVVRKYVLFSSELDEPVDLMLYMIISALGFAALENILILILPWGKPFLIFETIGIVFIRFISATFLHALCSGLVGYFLALAVYETKKRKKLIFWGLILATFLHGFYNFSIMKIGGINSILIIFIILTGLAIFILSAFKKIKKLKSICL, encoded by the coding sequence ATGAGCCATTGGTTTTATGTTTTTTTTGGAATTTTACCAAGCGTTGTCTGGCTTTTTTATTTTTTAAGAAAAGACGTTAAGCCGGAATCAAACCGGATGATTTTGAAAATTTTCTTTTTGGGCATGCTTTCCGTTTTGCCGATTTTATTGATTGCTTCCTTTCTAACTTTTTTCGGTTTTTGGGGAACCATTATCGGTTTAACAGAATCGCGGCTCTTTTTTTATCTTATTTTTATTTTCTTTTGGGCCGGAATGGAAGAATTTTTAAAATATTTAGTCGTAAGAAAATATGTTCTTTTTAGTTCCGAATTGGATGAGCCAGTTGACCTAATGCTTTATATGATAATTTCCGCTCTGGGTTTTGCCGCTTTGGAAAATATTTTAATTTTAATTTTACCTTGGGGCAAACCCTTTTTAATTTTTGAAACCATTGGCATTGTTTTCATCCGTTTTATTTCAGCCACTTTTTTACATGCTCTTTGTTCCGGCCTGGTTGGCTATTTTTTAGCCCTGGCAGTTTATGAAACAAAAAAAAGAAAAAAACTTATTTTTTGGGGATTAATTCTGGCTACTTTCTTGCACGGTTTTTATAATTTTTCTATAATGAAAATTGGCGGAATAAATTCTATTTTAATTATCTTTATTATTTTGACCGGATTGGCAATATTTATTCTTTCTGCTTTTAAAAAAATTAAAAAATTAAAAAGTATTTGCCTATGA
- a CDS encoding Hsp20/alpha crystallin family protein codes for MTDFLEKLKKGMGIKISVKEPEQKKEEGLKEDKSSSPPLAAAREVKESKLSSSAEIEVKKEDWFEPEGELAIDVYQTEEEIVVQSPIAGIRPENLDIFVENDVLSIRGNRQKPDEIGQKDYFYQECYWGLFSRQVILPKETDPSRIIAEMKEGVLIVRIPKVKKEKSKKIIIKN; via the coding sequence ATGACCGATTTTTTAGAAAAACTTAAAAAAGGAATGGGGATTAAAATTTCTGTTAAAGAGCCGGAACAAAAAAAAGAAGAAGGGCTCAAGGAAGACAAATCTTCTTCGCCGCCTCTGGCGGCGGCTCGGGAGGTCAAAGAAAGTAAACTTTCTTCTTCGGCCGAAATTGAAGTTAAAAAAGAGGATTGGTTTGAACCAGAGGGTGAATTGGCAATTGATGTTTATCAAACAGAAGAAGAAATTGTTGTTCAATCACCAATTGCTGGAATCAGGCCGGAAAATTTAGATATCTTTGTTGAAAATGATGTTTTATCAATAAGGGGCAATCGTCAAAAACCGGACGAAATCGGTCAGAAAGATTATTTTTATCAAGAATGTTATTGGGGGCTGTTTTCTCGTCAAGTTATTTTACCGAAAGAAACCGACCCCAGTCGGATTATAGCTGAAATGAAAGAGGGGGTTTTAATAGTCAGAATACCGAAAGTCAAAAAAGAAAAAAGCAAAAAAATTATTATAAAAAATTAA